The following coding sequences lie in one Aspergillus luchuensis IFO 4308 DNA, chromosome 8, nearly complete sequence genomic window:
- a CDS encoding TauD/TfdA dioxygenase family protein (COG:I;~EggNog:ENOG410PHDX;~InterPro:IPR042098,IPR003819;~PFAM:PF02668;~go_function: GO:0016491 - oxidoreductase activity [Evidence IEA];~go_process: GO:0055114 - oxidation-reduction process [Evidence IEA]) — translation MAPSLVDPVVTHPVGRLPVIKKEVTDDNKFGYQPGRTVVEKHDNYQYQDLLPTFPDLHWPPLEETPYEDRGIYGDAKFRHLLQDATDVFDYTPKIGTEVHGVNLAKLNDAQKDDLARLVAVRGVVFFRGQDDLDIDAQRDLGRHFGKLHKHATTSVPRREGLEDVHVVYTGDNSTDQRAMFTPSFLWHSDVTYEVQPPSYTSLKVLTGPPRGGGGDTLWTSQYAAYDALSPHMQTYLKGLTALHSADMQASDSHALGRPVRRDPVTTEHPLIRTNPVTGWNSLFFNPGFVTKIVGIPKTESDAIIRYLTEVIATTQEMHARFQWNKNDVAIWDNRTTNHSASYGFAPHRRHAVRVCCHAERPVLDPAGKSQEEEFIALYNLPPVNKDGSRQSNYND, via the exons ATGGCGCCATCACTCGTGGACCCCGTGGTAACCCACCCAGTCGGCCGCCTTCCCGTAATCAAGAAGGAAGTCACAGATGACAACAAGTTTGGTTACCAGCCAGGCCGAACTGTCGTGGAAAAGCATGACAACTACCAGTACCAAGACCTTCTCCCTACTTTTCCTGATCTTCATTGGCCTCCGTTAGAGGAAACGCCGTATGAGGATAGAGGCATCTACGGAGACGCCAAGTTCCGGCATCTACTCCAAGACGCAACAGACGTCTTCGACTACACCCCCAAGATCGGAACTGAAGTTCATGGAGTGAATCTGGCGAAGCTGAATGACGCGCAGAAGGATGACTTGGCTCGTTTGGTAGCTGTTCGTGGTGTGGTTTTCTTCCGAGGACAGGATGACTTGGATATCGATGCCCAGCGTGACCTGGGTAGACACTTCGGGAAGCTGCACAAG CACGCGACCACGTCTGTCCCGAGAAGAGAGGGGTTGGAGGACGTTCACGTCGTCTATACTGGAGACAACTCCACTGACCAGCGAGCAATGTTCACACCCAGCTTCCTTTGGCACTCAGAT GTTACATATGAAGTCCAGCCTCCCTCATACACTTCGCTCAAGGTCTTGACCGGCCCGCCacggggaggtggtggtgatacgCTCTGGACATCTCAATACGCTGCATATGATGCGCTATCACCTCATATGCAAACATACCTCAAGGGCCTGACTGCTCTACACTCGGCGGATATGCAGGCCTCGGACTCGCATGCTCTTGGTCGACCTGTCCGTAGAGATCCGGTTACCACAGAACATCCTCTCATCCGGACGAACCCTGTTACTGGCTGGAACAGTCTGTTTTTCAATCCCGGCTTCGTCACAAAGATTGTGGGAATTCCCAAGACCGAAAGCGATGCTATCATCAGATACCTCACAGAAGTTATTGCGACAACTCAAGAGATGCACGCGCGATTCCAGTGGAACAAGAATGATGTCGCGATTTGGGACAATAGAACCACT AACCACTCTGCTTCTTATGGATTCGCTCCTCACCGTCGCCATGCTGTGCGCGTCTGCTGCCACGCAGAGCGTCCCGTCTTGGATCCGGCAGGAAAATcgcaagaagaggaattcaTCGCTCTTTACAACCTGCCACCTGTTAACAAGGATGGTTCTCGCCAGTCTAATTACAATGACTGA
- a CDS encoding haloacid dehalogenase superfamily protein (COG:S;~EggNog:ENOG410PJFG;~InterPro:IPR041492,IPR006439,IPR023198,IPR036412, IPR023214;~PFAM:PF00702,PF13419;~go_function: GO:0016787 - hydrolase activity [Evidence IEA]) — protein sequence MPSSAQNLPRVRACLFDMDGLLIDSEDKYTDITNAILQEYGKPLLPWSIKAQLQGRPQPDASRIFHQWAQLPISPEEYAAKQSALQEKFFPQSQPLPGVRELLAKLVSTQTTDQPVHLALATSSHSRNFKLKASHLGELFSAFPKSQQVLGDDPRIGKGRGKPLPDIYLLALETINSSLREKGETEIKPEECLVFEDAVPGVEAGRRAGMRVVWVPHPGLLESYKGREEEVLAGLTGEHKEEEKTEPEREADELVAGRLKSAGKPGEIGDGWGELLPSLENFPYERYGIKPA from the exons ATGCCTAGCTCGGCTCAAAA TCTACCCCGCGTGCGGGCATGTCTCTTCGACATGGATGGCCTGCTCATCGACTCCGAGGACAAATACACGGATATCACCAATGCCATTCTTCAGGAATATGGAAAGCCTTTGCTGCCGTGGTCTATCAAGGCTCAATTGCAGGGTCGTCCTCAACCAGAT GCCAGCCGTATCTTCCACCAATGGGCCCAGCTCCCCATCTCTCCCGAAGAATACGCCGCGAAGCAATCCGCCCTTCAGGAGAAATTCTTCCCTCAATCCCAGCCCCTTCCGGGCGTCAGGGAGCTCCTCGCCAAGCTTGTTTCCACTCAAACCACTGACCAGCCCGTGCACCTTGCCCTGGCCACCTCTTCCCACAGCCGCAACTTCAAGCTGAAGGCCAGCCATCTGGGCGAGTTGTTTTCCGCATTCCCCAAATCCCAACAGGTCCTGGGCGACGATCCCCGCATCGGCAAGGGACGGGGTAAGCCGCTTCCCGATATCTATCTGCTCGCGCTAGAAACCATCAACTCGAGCCTGCGCGAAAAGGGAGAGACCGAGATCAAGCCTGAGGAGTGTTTGGTCTTTGAGGACGCGGTGCCTGGCGTTGAGGCCGGTCGGAGGGCCGGTATGCGGGTTGTCTGGGTCCCGCATCCCGGATTGTTGGAGTCGTATAAGGGgcgtgaggaagaggtgctGGCTGGGCTTACTGGGGAACataaggaagaagagaagaccgAGCCGGAGCGTGAGGCCGATGAACTAGTCGCCGGTCGGTTGAAGAGTGCCGGTAAGCCCGGTGAGATTGGTGATGGGTGGGGAGAGTTGTTGCCTTCTTTGGAGAATTTCCCATATGAACGTTATGGAATTAAACCTGCGTGA
- a CDS encoding uncharacterized protein (COG:T;~EggNog:ENOG410PKWS;~InterPro:IPR015943,IPR036322;~go_function: GO:0005515 - protein binding [Evidence IEA]), which translates to MVEEQEPICVASTLSSGGEHSSGFGSRSLESQGSSSLQPKEDPGLSQNPNTQYFKGAEWSADGTTLLTDSSDHHIRTWILPPDLLEKTTYPSGISPYSVLPSAEPTYATAMYPFFSLQDPSTTLFLSSVRDHPIRLTSALAPTSVATYSLVNPMTEAFITPHSIIYPSALGGGQFLTGSDSLICLFDVSRPGNDGPVTSMPTIPSKRKQLVGGGVGMKGIISAMALDPTGAGILAAGTFTRHVGLYGANGTGESLGTFSISKTEAHRHIGGRGITQLLWSPCGRYLYVAERKSDGVLVYDIRVTGQLLGWLQGRKAFTNQRLKIDMVPSGDNGSHEIWAGGTDGCMRVWQNPTHLSGAQDPKWEWKVHNDTVSSTVLHPMGNIVATTSGQRHFEKDIDNTSPPPVPNIDNSLKVWYMPFLNANSNDD; encoded by the exons ATGGTCGAAGAACAAGAGCCCATATGTGTCGCATCTACCCTTTCTAGTGGCGGCGAGCATAGTTCAGGGTTTGGCAGCCGTTCTCTGGAATCTCAAGGCTCCAGTTCCTTACAGCCAAAGGAGGACCCCGGTCTCAGCCAAAACCCTAATACACAATATTTCAAGGGCGCAGAATG GTCGGCGGATGGAACCACTTTATTGACGGATTCCTCCGATCATCATATCAGAACTTGGATCTT ACCACCCGATCTGCTAGAGAAAACGACCTACCCCAGCGGCATATCGCCATACTCAGTCTTGCCGTCAGCAGAACCGACCTATGCGACTGCCATGtaccctttcttctctcttcaagACCCGTCGACTACATTATTTCTCTCATCTGTTCGAGACCATCCAATCAGGTTGACATCTGCTCTTGCTCCAACCTCAGTGGCGACTTATTCTTTGGTAAACCCAATGACAGAAGCCTTTATAACGCCCCATTCAATCATTTATCCATCTGCGTTGGGAGGGGGCCAATTTCTCACTGGCTCTGACAGCCTAATTTGCCTCTTCGATGTCTCTCGACCCGGCAACGATGGCCCTGTTACTTCCATGCCCACAATACCAAGCAAACGAAAACAGCTGGTGGGTGGGGGCGTGGGAATGAAAGGAATCATCTCTGCCATGGCCTTGGATCCCACCGGGGCTGGTATTTTAGCGGCTGGAACCTTTACCAGACATGTTGGGCTTTATGGCGCAAATGGAACAGGGGAGTCCTTGGGGACATTCAGTATATCAAAAACAGAAGCGCACCGTCATATTGGCGGCCGTGGAATCACGCAACTGCTGTGGAGCCCCTGCGGAAGGTACCTCTACGTTGCTGAACGGAAAAGTGATGGTGTCTTGGTATATGATATCCGAGTCACAGGACAATTGCTTGGATGGCTGCAAGGTCGCAAGGCTTTTACAAATCAACGACTGAAAATCGATATGGTTCCCAGTGGAGATAACGGCTCTCATGAGATCTGGGCTGGCGGTACCGATGGATGCATGAGGGTGTGGCAGAACCCTACACATCTTAGTGGTGCTCAGGATCCCAAGTGGGAATGGAAGGTTCATAACG aTACTGTGAGTAGTACTGTACTGCATCCAATGGGCAATATAGTAGCTACAACCTCAGGTCAACGGCACTTCGAGAAAGACATCGACAATACCAGCCCACCACCAGTACCTAATATTGACAACAGCTTGAAGGTGTGGTATATGCCATTCCTAAACGCGAACAGCAATGACGACTGA
- a CDS encoding uncharacterized protein (COG:S;~EggNog:ENOG410PN21;~InterPro:IPR011990,IPR019734;~go_function: GO:0005515 - protein binding [Evidence IEA]), translating into MTNDPKQKADNAANSDGEEEEDVFHDARFPAEEETRLLGESHTIKAEANKLFTAACYDQAISCYDRALASCPNYLDYEVAVLRSNMAACYLKLEDWKASVDSATACIDRLDKVVPPATGAADVEGVKGKQPQESSGEDAVVEITGDDDEAEEELKRLQKQDERKRDVLRIRAKALMRRARAKMQLGGWGNLQGAEEDYKELAAMDNLPPEDKRIVQKALRELPAKIGQAREKEMGEMMGKLKDLGNGFLKPFGLSTDNFNFVQDPKTGGYSMNFQS; encoded by the exons ATGACAAACGACCCGAAGCAAAAAGCCGACAATGCGGCTAACAGTgacggtgaagaagaagaggacgtgTTTCACGATGCGCGCTtcccagctgaagaagaaacg CGACTCTTAGGAGAATCCCATACCATCAAAGCCGAAGCCAATAAACTATTTACCGCAGCGTGTTATGACCAAGCTATCTCGTGCTACGACCGCGCCCTCGCCTCATGCCCCAACTACCTCGACTACGAAGTCGCCGTTCTGCGAAGCAACATGGCCGCATGTTATCTGAAACTTGAAGACTGGAAAGCGTCTGTCGACTCAGCGACAGCATGCATCGATCGCTTGGATAAGGTGGTTCCTCCTGCGACAGGGGCAGCAGATGTGGAGGGTGTCAAGGGAAAGCAGCCGCAAGAATCGAGTGGCGAAGACGCCGTCGTCGAGATAAcgggtgacgatgatgaggccgaggaagagctgaagcGGTTACAAAAGCAGGATGAGAGGAAACGGGATGTGCTGCGTATTCGCGCAAAGGCGCTCATGCGACGGGCGCGGGCGAAAATGCAGCTCGGTGGCTGGGGGAACCTGCAAGGGGCGGAAGAGGATTATAAGGAGTTGGCTGCCATGGATAATCTTCCACCAGAAGATAAGCGTATTGTGCAGAAGGCTCTTCGGGAGTTGCCTGCGAAGATTGGTCAagcgagggagaaggagatgggggagatgatggggaaaCTCAAGGAT CTGGGTAATGGATTCCTGAAGCCGTTCGGGCTGTCCACAGATAACTTCAACTTTGTGCAGGATCCGAAGACGGGTGGATATAGCATGAACTTCCAGTCTTGA
- a CDS encoding putative carboxylesterase (COG:I;~EggNog:ENOG410PNQG;~InterPro:IPR019826,IPR002018,IPR029058;~MEROPS:MER0030934;~PFAM:PF00135,PF07859): MSNIVQTTTHLGEIRGKTTNGVSQFLGIKYATLKNRLADAELVESRDGGVLDATKDGPTAISPLAGCDLELSAIQHTLPKKELTQSDVDCLNLNIAVPAGTSAHSKLPVFVFIHGGGLIIGANSWPQFDYERFVKLSIDNELPIVAVSINYRLGPFGFLTSDELRNAGYKANNGLRDQRVALEWVRRHIVDFGGDPENITVAGMSAGAASVTFHLDSETPLFKRAILMSGSRFFVQALPYDAHEGNYQHAMSALGLQNATSDERIKALLEIPGQDLLAKLPSSVLTAPAVDGDMVPSAVTYAQVADQASDIPKGKQWCRDILIGDAQYDINILAILLPHLKNACAGRFAKAVHSVFPTKQELATQILAGYGLTAETTDDEAFPAVLNYLNDIFILAPTLTYTRGWKGHTNVYYFNEGNPWDGPWKSKAGHILDVAYLFQNFRDFLTPPQQKIAAVFAVDFFKFCHGIRPWPAVIDGDIEKDLRRESTGPPLRERQLHK, encoded by the exons ATGTCAAACATAGTCCAGACCACTACACACCTTGGTGAAATTCGCGGAAAAACCACGAATGGTGTCTCCCAGTTCTTGGGAATCAAGTACGCCACCTTGAAGAATAGACTTGCAGATGCCGAACTAGTCGAAAGTCGCGATGGAGGCGTTCTTGATGCAACTAAAGATGG GCCCACCGCGATATCACCTCTAGCTGGTTGTGACTTGGAACTCAGCGCGATTCAACACACCCTACCCAAGAAGGAACTCACCCAGTCAGATGTGGACTGTCTGAACCTAAATATTGCTGTCCCTGCAGGCACATCTGCGCATTCGAAACTTCCCGTGTTTGTCTTCATCCATGGCGGTGGTCTCATAATTGGGGCGAATTCCTGGCCTCAGTTTGACTACGAGCGTTTCGTCAAGTTGTCCATTGACAATGAACTACCAATTGTTGCAGTATCAATCAA CTATCGTTTAGGACCATTTGGATTTTTGACCTCCGATGAACTGCGCAACGCTGGGTATAAAGCCAACAATGGACTTCGGGATCAGAGGGTGGCTTTAGAATGGGTACGCAGGCACATTGTGGACTTTGGAGGGGATCCCGAGAACATCACTGTCGCTGGGATGAGTGCTGGAGCAG CCTCTGTCACATTCCATCTCGACTCCGAAACACCGCTATTCAAACGCGCTATCTTGATGAGCGGCTCTCGGTTCTTTGTCCAGGCTCTGCCATACGACGCGCACGAGGGCAACTATCAACACGCGATGTCGGCACTTGGATTGCAAAATGCTACGTCGGACGAAAGGATCAAGGCCCTTTTGGAAATACCGGGCCAAGATCTGCTTGCTAAACTTCCTTCATCTGTCTTAACTGCTCCTGCGGTTGATGGAGATATGGTTCCGTCTGCCGTAACATATGCGCAGGTAGCTGATCAGGCAAGCGATATCCCCAAGGGAAAACAGTGGTGTCGCGATATATTGATTGGTGATGCCCAGTATGAT ATCAACATTCTCGCTATCCTACTGCCTCATTTGAAGAACGCATGTGCAGGGCGATTTGCGAAAGCCGTTCATTCCGTCTTTCCCACCAAGCAAGAACTAGCGACGCAGATACTGGCAGGATACGGGTTGACTGCCGAAACTACGGACGATGAGGCTTTCCCTGCAGTCCTCAACTACCTTAACGATATCTTCATATTGGCGCCAACGCTGACATACACGCGTGGGTGGAAAGGGCATACCAATGTCTACTACTTCAACGAGGGAAATCCTTGGGATGGACCTTGGAAGAGCAAGGCTGGCCACATATTGGATGTCGCTTACCTATTCCAGAATTTTAGAGATTTTTTgactcctccgcagcagaagATAGCAGCTGTGTTCGCAGTTGATTTCTTCAAGTTTTGCCATGGCATTAGACCATGGCCTGCCGTGATTGACGGCGACATCGAGAAGGATTTACGGCGCGAGTCTACGGGCCCTCCTCTGAGGGAGAGACAGTTGCACAAGTAG
- a CDS encoding nucleoporin FG repeat-containing protein (COG:U;~EggNog:ENOG410PQGG;~InterPro:IPR024882,IPR025574;~PFAM:PF13634;~go_component: GO:0005643 - nuclear pore [Evidence IEA];~go_function: GO:0008139 - nuclear localization sequence binding [Evidence IEA];~go_function: GO:0017056 - structural constituent of nuclear pore [Evidence IEA];~go_process: GO:0006913 - nucleocytoplasmic transport [Evidence IEA]), with protein MFGTKPAGTSTGLSINTGSANSLFGSGTNTQTSTTTTPATTTTSGGLFGNLGNTATQSKPAGGLFGNAGGATQQSQPAGSSLFPGLGGQQSNTTSTGGGLFGNSTATTSQPQTGGLFSGATTTTNNTQSGNTGGGLFGNLGGNTANQTQSKPLFGGLGGSTTTGGGLFGGANQTSAQQQQQQSQKPTLSLFGNQNTTTQPTTQPAAAAGTTVIPGVKVDISNILPTTKYESCADEIKSELEKFDNFVLNQIKICNEVANMIPTIAGQGETIPHDVEFVQGKLETMQHALENDAGDIDQLRNLVSRDAAEAQVAFRAIDTLKLPLQYQSTGGAGWWSQDQKMSDGQALRSTRKNTLALPDDVESDPSTATSVNGVPVNLVDYFSQRSDEMGEVLERYTRNLKEIEDHLHGVEATLERQIHDFVTSRSRDGAAAGAPKSIVSELATVLGDVEAGILGVASRLGGVTEQVQEVVLGPPSVS; from the exons ATGTTCGGTACAAAGCCTGCCGGTACATCAACCGGCCTGTCCATCAACACTGGTTCTGCCAATTCTCTATT TGGCTCTGGAACCAATACGCAGACCAGcactacaacaacaccggcgactactactacctccgGTGGGTTATTCGGTAATCTTGGAAATACTGCCACACAGTCAAAGCCAGCCGGTGGCCTATTTGGAAACGCAGGAGGCGCTACACAGCAATCTCAGCCTGCCGGTTCGAGTCTGTTTCCGGGGTTAGGCGGCCAGCAGTCGAATACTACTTCAACTGGCGGGGGTCTGTTTGGAAATTCTACTGCTACAACTTCGCAACCACAGACAGGTGGTCTTTTCTCAggagccaccaccacgaccaacAACACACAAAGCGGGAACACTGGTGGGGGCCTATTCGGCAATCTGGGCGGTAACACCGCAAATCAGACGCAATCAAAGCCACTTTTTGGTGGACTTGGGGGCTCTACGACTACCGGAGGGGGCCTATT TGGCGGCGCCAACCAAACCagcgcgcagcagcagcagcagcaatcacAGAAGCCTACTCTGTCTTTGTTTGGAAATCAGAATACCACAACACAACCAACGACACAACCCGCGGCCGCGGCCGGGACAACGGTCATCCCTGGGGTCAAGGTCGATATCAGCAACATTCTTCCGACAACGAAATACGAGAGCTGCGCAGATGAGATCAAATCGGAGTTGGAAAAGTTTGATAACTTCGTCCTCAACCAGATCAAGATATGCAACGAGGTTGCGAACATGATACCTACTATTGCGGGCCAGGGAGAGACGATTCCACATGATGTTGAATTTGTCCAAGGAAAACTAGAGACGATGCAGCACGCACTCGAGAATGACGCAGGTGACATTGATCAGCTTCGCAATCTTGTGTCTCGCGACGCAGCTGAGGCTCAAGTTGCATTCCGAGCGATTGATACCTTGAAGTTGCCACTGCAGTATCAATCTACCGGTGGGGCTGGATGGTGGTCTCAGGATCAGAAGATGTCGGATGGACAAGCCTTGAGATCTACGCGCAAGAACACTCTAGCTCTCCCGGACGATGTTGAAAGCGACCCGTCCACTGCCACATCCGTGAACGGAGTACCCGTCAACTTGGTTGACTACTTCTCTCAGCGCTCGGACGAGATGGGAGAGGTCTTGGAACGCTACACACGGAACTTGAAAGAGATTGAAGACCACCTTCACGGAGTTGAGGCGACTTTGGAACGACAGATCCATGACTTTGTGACATCACGTAGTCGAGATGGAGCAGCCGCTGGAGCCCCGAAGTCCATCGTCAGCGAGCTTGCCACCGTTCTAGGCGATGTTGAGGCTGGCATATTAGGCGTGGCCAGCCGTCTCGGTGGAGTTACTGAACAAGTGCAAGAGGTGGTTCTGGGCCCGCCCTCTGTTTCATGA
- a CDS encoding uncharacterized protein (COG:S;~EggNog:ENOG410PTUJ) produces MATFSPTGALVNDVSFTDEGEFAALFEGCMWAKNGCNYVTAPEGHTNNAQTFSIQDLPSTFMAQDAGVFGDLSDPFSTGEDIELSALPPLDSEHSHSAILDNEVSPEMGDNQTNPNEDIGNFDQTAAAQNMNPGTTGESTATAIPQPGTMSGDLNPNTTGQSAATALMHSGSVPVNQHMGNLAPPDARVIASTYFTGGIGPIMGPINGVQQTTLKQTRESLPSGYSTLPCYALGAGVAVNNSGVSFTEADNEDFFNRGNNYANNAPSNLVGNAPGNHMDNVSRSSYNATPTDQAASMLGNVTGVQDVSSNASQKSTPPSQPVYAAGGSQGTTMPANQVDRIRSSSGSSGNSGTSQKCKASSPADQITGNSGSQFTGHQNTRSQLTGHQMAGDQFTGNQMTDLHFTGNQMTEHQFAGSQMNEHQFVGSQMTGHQSIGNQITGFTLQQGTQVYQGTFPSQQVACQNGTLMQSSPESGSGPMHSSPPDYLPGKLGQVEEFNQGISSGSNSVQQNSPSDGHYAPPSQGEATFPMDISGQPVMTAQATVHNPQPSPVSLMDQLMNPEAYNMDCGTLYSSVEEARAARPVQDGVREDTTLPTNDLQKQAIVRALTKAMLSFRNAEDNPGMIKPFKEGKYSAERVECVCWEILDCVITRQISGSLLAAHGLKRKITSDLLTFAERMTKVLDCLETQKTICKHLLDAPYMHQFVDDPQAAQKRVIANKTLNKRKGEVMNAGKQVLGARKAAESTTINQPVRVAAATMSTASAMPTMATVPPVNNAGAAMTPNNTPGNIATTGRNPQPATPSNATQQMNVMAPTNKVRYQMAMSAGTPTPVPQVRPGPQGYQSVPLNRVAAAQAYSNRMMGPTSHPRQNAGSVTMPPTAQASPHPYDPEVTIKTLLGRNLMVNYNQLASQSHPYSQMGYPQQMGDPVQMGHQPQMGHQSQMGHRTQMGHQPHMGHQAQMQGPVSGTRKRRREETDVEDDSPSAKRQH; encoded by the exons ATGGCTACCTTTTCCCCTACAGGAGCACTGGTGAACGATGTGTCCTTCACTGACGAGGGAGAATTCGCGGCACTCTTTGAAGGTTGTATGTGGGCAAAGAACGG ttgTAACTACGTTACAGCACCAGAAGGGCATACTAACAATGCTCAAACCTTTTCAATTCAAGACCTCCCAAGCACCTTCATGGCGCAGGACGCTGGTGTTTTTGGGGATCTTTCTGATCCGTTCTCTACGGGAGAGGATATAGAGCTGTCGGCATTGCCTCCGTTGGATTCAGAGCACAGTCATTCTGCAATCCTCGACAACGAAGTATCGCCTGAAATGGGGGATAACCAAACCAACCCCAATGAGGATATTGGTAATTTTGATCAGACTGCGGCTGCCCAGAACATGAATCCCGGTACTACTGGGGAGTCCACTGCTACGGCTATACCTCAGCCCGGAACCATGTCTGGAGACCTGAACCCTAACACTACTGGGCAATCCGCCGCTACGGCTTTGATGCATTCTGGGTCTGTGCCTGTAAACCAACATATGGGAAATTTGGCGCCTCCAGATGCCCGTGTAATTGCTTCTACTTACTTTACTGGTGGGATTGGCCCTATCATGGGTCCTATAAACGGTGTTCAGCAAACCACCTTAAAGCAAACACGCGAATCACTACCGAGCGGTTACTCTACCCTCCCTTGTTATGCTCTTGGGGCTGGTGTTGCTGTCAATAACTCGGGCGTCTCATTTACTGAGGCCGACAATGAGGACTTCTTTAATCGTGGAAACAATTACGCGAACAACGCTCCCAGCAACCTCGTGGGAAATGCCCCGGGCAACCATATGGATAACGTCTCAAGGAGCTCATACAACGCCACCCCCACTGACCAGGCCGCAAGCATGCTCGGCAATGTGACCGGAGTACAGGACGTCTCTTCAAACGCTTCTCAAAAGAGTACTCCACCTTCGCAGCCAGTCTATGCTGCTGGTGGGTCCCAGGGAACTACTATGCCAGCAAACCAAGTGGATAGAATCCGTTCTAGTTCTGGTTCTTCCGGCAATTCTGGTACGTCCCAGAAATGCAAAGCATCTTCGCCAGCCGATCAGATCACCGGCAATTCTGGAAGCCAGTTCACTGGACATCAGAACACCAGAAGCCAGCTCACCGGACATCAAATGGCTGGAGATCAATTCACCGGAAACCAAATGACTGATCTTCATTTTACCGGGAACCAGATGACTGAACATCAGTTCGCCGGAAGCCAGATGAACGAGCATCAGTTCGTCGGAAGCCAGATGACTGGACATCAGAGCATCGGAAATCAGATCACTGGATTTACACTCCAGCAAGGGACTCAAGTGTATCAGGGTACCTTCCCTTCTCAACAGGTTGCTTGCCAGAACGGTACCCTGATGCAATCTTCGCCGGAGTCTGGATCTGGACCAATGCACTCCAGTCCACCTGACTACCTCCCTGGCAAACTTGGGCAAGTTGAGGAATTCAACCAAGGCATATCATCTGGAAGCAATTCTGTGCAGCAGAACAGCCCCTCTGATGGTCATTATGCGCCCCCCAGTCAAGGCGAAGCCACCTTCCCAATGGATATTTCCGGCCAGCCTGTCATGACCGCCCAGGCCACTGTTCATAACCCACAACCAAGCCCCGTTTCACTGATGGACCAGCTGATGAACCCGGAAGCTTATAATATGGACTGCGGTACGCTGTACTCTTCAGTCGAGGAAGCCAGGGCAGCACGCCCGGTGCAGGATGGCGTTCGAGAGGACACTACCCTGCCCACCAACGATTTGCAGAAACAAGCGATTGTTAGGGCCCTCACCAAGGCGATGCTCAGTTTCAGGAACGCCGAGGATAACCCTGGCATGATTAAGCCTTTCAAAGAGGGAAAGTATAGCGCCGAGAGAGTCGAGTGTGTGTGCTGGGAGATACTG GACTGTGTTATCACCAGGCAAATCTCGGGCTCGTTGTTGGCAGCTCATGgattgaagagaaagatcaCGAGCGATTTGCTGACGTTCGCTGAACGCATGACTAAAGTTCTAGATTGTCTCGAAACCCAAAAAACAATCTGCAAGCATCTATTAGATGCCCCATACATGCATCAATTTGTTGATGATCCGCAGGCTGCTCAAAAGCGTGTCATTGCCAATAAGACTTTGAACAAGCGCAAAGGTGAAGTGATGAACGCGGGCAAGCAAGTTCTCGGAGCCAGAAAGGCAGCTGAGtctaccaccatcaaccagccGGTTAGGGTTGCAGCGGCTACAATGTCCACAGCGTCTGCTATGCCTACCATGGCTACCGTGCCTCCAGTAAACAACGCCGGTGCTGCAATGACCCCAAACAACACCCCGGGCAACATTGCAACGACCGGAAGAAACCCTCAACCTGCCACTCCATCCAACGCGACCCAGCAGATGAACGTTATGGCCCCTACCAACAAAGTGAGATACCAAATGGCGATGAGCGCAGGAACCCCTACACCTGTTCCACAAGTCAGACCAGGCCCACAGGGATACCAGTCGGTACCCTTGAACagagttgctgctgctcaagcCTATAGCAACCGTATGATGGGCCCAACCTCTCATCCAAGACAAAATGCCGGGTCCGTCACAATGCCTCCAACCGCTCAGGCGTCTCCTCATCCGTACGACCCAGAAGTAACAATCAAAACCCTGTTGGGACGAAACTTGATGGTCAATTACAACCAACTCGCCTCGCAATCTCATCCATACTCACAGATGGGCTACCCACAACAGATGGGAGATCCGGTCCAAATGGGACACCAACCTCAGATGGGCCACCAATCCCAGATGGGCCATCGAACTCAGATGGGCCACCAGCCACACATGGGACATCAGGCACAGATGCAAGGTCCTGTATCAGGTACACGTAAGCGCAGAAGGGAAGAAACGGACGTCGAGGACGATTCTCCTTCGGCCAAGCGGCAGCATTAA